A DNA window from Pleuronectes platessa chromosome 19, fPlePla1.1, whole genome shotgun sequence contains the following coding sequences:
- the LOC128425366 gene encoding phospholipase A2-like isoform X1: MNALRTLFLLAAGLSVGEALNQFRKGIQCLVPDSSSVLDYVDYGCYCGYGGSGTPVDELDRCCEVHDKCYDEAKEYHECWPIIDSPYIKWYAWSCDEASKMITCGKNNSVCEQFICECDRKAAECFARSPYNPENKNLPSERCQ, translated from the exons ATGAACGCCCTTCGAACTCTGTTTCTCTTGGCCGCCGGCCTCTCTGTGGGTGA GGCGCTCAACCAGTTCAGGAAAGGTATCCAGTGCCTGGTGCCTGACAGCTCGTCAGTTTTGGACTACGTTGACTACGGCTGCTACTGTGGATATGGCGGCTCTGGCACGCCTGTGGACGAGCTGGACAG GTGCTGCGAGGTGCACGACAAGTGTTACGATGAGGCCAAGGAGTACCACGAATGCTGGCCCATCATCGACAGCCCTTACATCAAGTGGTACGCCTGGAGCTGTGACGAAGCTAGCAAGATGATCACCTGTGGCA agaaCAACAGCGTATGTGAGCAGTTCATCTGCGAGTGTGACAGGAAGGCCGCCGAGTGTTTCGCCAGATCGCCTTATAACCCCGAGAACAAGAACCTGCCCAGTGAGCGATGTCAGTAG
- the LOC128425366 gene encoding phospholipase A2-like isoform X2 yields the protein MNALRTLFLLAAGLSVGEPSIQPRALNQFRKGIQCLVPDSSSVLDYVDYGCYCGYGGSGTPVDELDRCCEVHDKCYDEAKEYHECWPIIDSPYIKWYAWSCDEASKMITCGKNNSVCEQFICECDRKAAECFARSPYNPENKNLPSERCQ from the exons ATGAACGCCCTTCGAACTCTGTTTCTCTTGGCCGCCGGCCTCTCTGTGGGTGA GCCATCAATCCAACCCAGGGCGCTCAACCAGTTCAGGAAAGGTATCCAGTGCCTGGTGCCTGACAGCTCGTCAGTTTTGGACTACGTTGACTACGGCTGCTACTGTGGATATGGCGGCTCTGGCACGCCTGTGGACGAGCTGGACAG GTGCTGCGAGGTGCACGACAAGTGTTACGATGAGGCCAAGGAGTACCACGAATGCTGGCCCATCATCGACAGCCCTTACATCAAGTGGTACGCCTGGAGCTGTGACGAAGCTAGCAAGATGATCACCTGTGGCA agaaCAACAGCGTATGTGAGCAGTTCATCTGCGAGTGTGACAGGAAGGCCGCCGAGTGTTTCGCCAGATCGCCTTATAACCCCGAGAACAAGAACCTGCCCAGTGAGCGATGTCAGTAG